Proteins from a single region of Sphingomonas morindae:
- a CDS encoding NAD(P)H-quinone oxidoreductase — translation MRVSVLPETMLAYDPAEAGGPEVLVPVTRPVPRPKPGECLIKVAAAGINRPEILQRQGAYPPPPGAPSILGLECAGRVVAVGEGVDSALLGQPMCALVSGGAYAEYCAAPVGQCLPVPEALSLIEAAALPETLFTVWHNLFERAYTIEGDAVLVHGGTSGIGVMAILLGRLFELRVIVTCGSDEKCHKALTLGATHAINYRTTDFVEEVKRLTDGRGVSAVLDMVSGDYVARNLRCLAEDGRHVTIAQLGGNRAEIDMGLVMRRRLTLTGSTLRARDATFKALLADEIAREVWPMVADGRLKPVIDKVFPFAEAAAAHRRMEAGDHVGKIVLALEG, via the coding sequence ATGAGAGTGTCCGTACTGCCCGAGACGATGCTTGCCTATGATCCGGCGGAGGCGGGCGGTCCCGAGGTGCTGGTGCCCGTCACCCGGCCGGTGCCGCGGCCCAAGCCCGGCGAATGCCTCATCAAAGTCGCCGCCGCCGGGATCAACCGACCCGAAATCCTGCAGCGCCAGGGCGCCTATCCGCCGCCGCCGGGCGCGCCCTCGATCCTCGGGCTGGAATGCGCCGGCCGCGTGGTGGCGGTGGGCGAGGGGGTGGATTCGGCGCTGCTGGGGCAGCCGATGTGCGCGCTGGTCTCGGGCGGGGCCTATGCCGAATATTGCGCCGCGCCGGTGGGCCAGTGCCTGCCCGTGCCCGAGGCGCTGAGCCTGATCGAGGCGGCCGCGCTGCCCGAGACGCTGTTCACCGTGTGGCACAATCTGTTCGAGCGCGCCTATACGATCGAGGGCGACGCGGTGCTGGTGCATGGCGGCACAAGCGGCATCGGCGTGATGGCGATCCTGCTCGGCCGGCTGTTCGAGCTGCGCGTGATCGTCACCTGCGGCTCCGACGAGAAATGCCACAAGGCGCTGACGCTGGGCGCCACCCACGCGATCAACTACCGCACGACCGATTTCGTGGAGGAGGTGAAGCGGCTGACCGACGGGCGCGGGGTCTCCGCCGTGCTCGACATGGTGAGCGGCGACTATGTGGCGCGCAACCTGCGCTGCCTGGCGGAGGATGGCCGCCATGTCACGATCGCGCAGCTGGGCGGCAACCGCGCCGAGATCGACATGGGGCTGGTGATGCGGCGGCGGCTGACGCTGACCGGATCGACGCTGCGTGCGCGCGACGCCACCTTCAAGGCGCTGCTGGCCGACGAGATCGCCCGCGAAGTGTGGCCGATGGTCGCCGACGGGCGGCTCAAGCCGGTGATCGACAAGGTCTTCCCCTTCGCCGAGGCAGCGGCGGCGCATCGCCGGATGGAAGCCGGCGATCATGTCGGCAAGATCGTGCTGGCGCTGGAGGGCTGA
- a CDS encoding DUF1192 domain-containing protein, translating to MDGDDSLPRARHDPLALLASQDLGLLSVEELHARIAALQAEVARTTTQVEHAVNTRATADALFRR from the coding sequence ATGGACGGTGACGACAGCCTTCCCCGCGCCCGCCACGATCCGCTCGCGCTGCTCGCGAGCCAGGATCTCGGGCTGCTTTCCGTAGAGGAATTGCACGCGCGGATCGCCGCCCTGCAGGCCGAAGTGGCGCGTACTACCACCCAAGTCGAACACGCCGTTAATACCCGCGCAACCGCAGACGCTTTATTCCGGAGATGA
- the clpA gene encoding ATP-dependent Clp protease ATP-binding subunit ClpA: MPSFARELETTLHNALGAASARRHEYATLEHLLLALIGDEHAAQVMAGCGVELSELRDAVTTYLDSELDALKTDAETDPSPTSGFQRVIQRAILHVQSSGREEVTGANVLVALFSERESYAVYFLQQQDMTRLDAVSFISHGIGKGGQPQEAREVKGQEEEKQQKSDAKSKGDSALKQFTVNLNDKAKDGKVDPLIGRTAEVDRTIQILCRRSKNNPLYVGDPGVGKTAIAEGLARKIIHGEVPEVLKEAVIYSLDMGALLAGTRYRGDFEERLKQVVSELEKLPHAVLFIDEIHTVIGAGATSGGAMDASNLLKPALSGGQIRCIGSTTYKEFRNHFEKDRALLRRFQKIDVNEPSVEDTIKIVTGLRPSFEAHHHIKYTSDAIKSAVELSARYINDRKLPDKAIDVIDEAGAMQMLLPENRRRKVIGTREVEAVIATMARIPPKSVSSDDKKVLETLETDLKRVVFGQDKAIEVLSSAIKLSRAGLREPNKPIGNYLFSGPTGVGKTEVARQLAEILGIPLQRFDMSEYMERHSVSRLIGAPPGYVGYDQGGLLTDAVDQNPHSVLLLDEIEKAHPDLFNILLQVMDNGKLTDHHGKTVDFRNTILIMTTNAGASDMARETVGFGTLTREGEDEEAVKKMFTPEFRNRLDAIVPFGYLPTQVVARVVDKFVLQLELQLADRDVHIVLEEEARDWLTTKGYDKLYGARPMGRLIQEKIKQPLAEELLFGKLVHGGEVRVKLKDDALAFEITPAAPRGGKGKAKGTKVKV, translated from the coding sequence ATGCCTTCATTCGCCCGTGAGCTGGAGACCACCCTGCACAACGCGCTCGGCGCCGCCAGCGCGCGCCGCCACGAATATGCGACGCTGGAGCATCTGCTCCTCGCGCTGATCGGGGACGAGCATGCCGCGCAGGTGATGGCCGGCTGCGGCGTGGAGCTGAGCGAGCTGCGCGACGCGGTAACCACCTATCTCGATTCCGAACTCGATGCGTTGAAGACCGACGCCGAGACGGATCCCTCCCCCACCAGCGGTTTCCAGCGCGTGATCCAGCGCGCCATCCTGCATGTGCAATCCTCCGGCCGCGAGGAGGTGACGGGCGCCAACGTGCTCGTCGCGCTCTTCTCGGAGCGGGAAAGCTATGCGGTCTATTTCCTGCAGCAGCAGGATATGACGAGGCTCGATGCCGTCAGCTTCATCAGCCATGGCATCGGTAAGGGCGGCCAGCCGCAGGAGGCGCGCGAGGTGAAAGGGCAGGAGGAAGAGAAGCAGCAGAAGTCCGACGCCAAGTCGAAGGGCGACAGCGCTCTCAAGCAGTTCACGGTCAATCTCAACGACAAGGCCAAGGACGGCAAGGTCGATCCGCTGATCGGCCGCACCGCCGAGGTGGATCGCACCATCCAGATCCTGTGCCGCCGCTCCAAGAACAACCCGCTCTATGTGGGCGATCCGGGCGTCGGCAAGACGGCGATCGCCGAGGGCCTGGCGCGCAAGATCATCCATGGCGAGGTGCCCGAAGTCCTCAAGGAAGCCGTGATCTACTCGCTCGACATGGGGGCGCTGCTCGCCGGCACCCGCTATCGCGGCGATTTCGAGGAGCGGCTGAAGCAGGTCGTGTCCGAGCTTGAGAAGCTGCCGCACGCGGTGCTCTTCATCGACGAGATCCACACGGTGATCGGCGCGGGCGCCACCTCGGGCGGCGCGATGGATGCGTCCAACCTGCTCAAGCCGGCGCTGTCGGGCGGCCAGATCCGCTGCATCGGCTCCACCACCTACAAGGAATTCCGCAACCATTTCGAGAAGGACCGGGCGCTGCTCCGGCGCTTCCAGAAGATCGACGTGAACGAGCCCTCGGTCGAGGACACGATCAAGATCGTCACCGGCCTGCGGCCGTCCTTCGAGGCGCATCACCACATCAAATATACCAGCGACGCGATCAAGTCGGCGGTCGAGCTGTCGGCGCGCTACATCAACGATCGCAAGCTGCCCGACAAGGCGATCGACGTGATCGACGAGGCCGGGGCGATGCAGATGCTGCTGCCCGAAAATCGTCGCCGCAAGGTGATCGGCACGCGCGAGGTGGAGGCGGTGATCGCCACCATGGCGCGCATCCCGCCGAAATCCGTGTCCAGCGACGACAAGAAGGTGCTCGAAACGCTCGAGACCGATCTCAAGCGCGTCGTGTTCGGCCAGGATAAGGCGATCGAGGTGCTGTCCTCGGCGATCAAGCTCAGCCGCGCCGGCCTGCGCGAGCCCAACAAGCCGATCGGCAACTATCTCTTCTCCGGCCCCACCGGCGTCGGCAAGACGGAGGTGGCCCGGCAGCTCGCGGAGATCCTGGGCATTCCGCTCCAGCGGTTCGACATGTCGGAATATATGGAGCGCCACTCGGTCAGCCGGCTGATCGGCGCGCCTCCGGGCTATGTCGGCTATGATCAGGGCGGCCTGCTCACCGACGCGGTCGATCAGAACCCGCATTCGGTGCTGCTGCTCGACGAGATCGAGAAGGCGCATCCCGATCTGTTCAACATCCTCCTGCAGGTGATGGACAATGGGAAGCTCACCGATCACCACGGCAAGACGGTGGATTTCCGCAACACCATCCTCATCATGACGACCAATGCCGGCGCCTCGGACATGGCGCGCGAAACGGTCGGCTTCGGCACCCTCACCCGCGAGGGCGAGGATGAGGAAGCGGTGAAGAAGATGTTCACGCCGGAATTCCGCAACCGGCTCGATGCCATCGTGCCCTTCGGCTATCTGCCGACGCAGGTCGTCGCCCGCGTCGTCGACAAGTTCGTGCTCCAGCTCGAACTGCAGCTCGCCGATCGCGACGTGCACATCGTGCTCGAGGAGGAGGCGCGCGACTGGCTGACCACCAAGGGCTATGACAAGCTCTATGGCGCGCGCCCCATGGGCCGGCTCATCCAGGAGAAGATCAAGCAGCCGCTCGCGGAGGAACTGCTCTTCGGCAAGCTCGTCCATGGTGGCGAGGTGCGGGTCAAGCTCAAGGACGACGCGCTCGCCTTCGAGATCACCCCGGCCGCCCCGCGCGGCGGCAAGGGCAAGGCCAAGGGCACCAAGGTCAAGGTCTGA
- a CDS encoding ABC transporter ATP-binding protein encodes MNEVLAVAGLTRSYAQAGTVIDVLRGVDLAVAPGEIVALLGASGSGKSTMLQAIGLLEGGFEGSIRIAGEEVAQLDAFGRTRVRRERLGFVYQFHHLLPDFTAEENVVLPQLIAGARPEPALARARGLLGTLGLAGRLDHRPSKLSGGEQQRVAVARALANRPMLVLADEPTGNLDEATADKVLGEFLRLVRGEGSAALVATHNERLAARMDRVVRLHEGRLALL; translated from the coding sequence ATGAATGAGGTGCTGGCCGTCGCCGGGCTGACGCGCTCCTATGCGCAGGCGGGCACGGTGATCGACGTGCTGCGCGGCGTCGACCTCGCCGTCGCGCCGGGCGAGATCGTCGCGCTGCTGGGCGCCTCGGGCTCGGGCAAATCGACCATGTTGCAGGCGATCGGGCTGCTCGAGGGCGGCTTCGAGGGATCGATCCGGATCGCGGGCGAGGAGGTGGCGCAGCTCGATGCCTTTGGCCGCACGCGGGTGCGCCGCGAGCGGCTCGGCTTCGTCTACCAATTCCATCATCTCCTGCCGGATTTCACCGCCGAGGAGAATGTGGTGCTGCCGCAGCTGATCGCCGGCGCGCGGCCCGAGCCGGCGCTGGCCCGCGCCCGCGGCCTGCTCGGCACGCTCGGCCTGGCGGGCCGGCTGGACCATCGGCCCAGCAAATTGTCGGGCGGCGAGCAGCAGCGCGTGGCCGTGGCGCGCGCGCTCGCCAACCGGCCGATGCTGGTGCTGGCGGACGAGCCGACCGGCAATCTCGACGAGGCGACCGCCGACAAGGTGCTGGGCGAATTTCTGCGGCTGGTGCGCGGCGAAGGCTCGGCCGCGCTGGTGGCGACGCACAATGAGCGGCTCGCCGCCCGCATGGATCGCGTGGTGCGGCTGCACGAGGGCCGGCTGGCGCTGCTGTGA
- a CDS encoding lipoprotein-releasing ABC transporter permease subunit → MILNRYERMVAKRYLLPGRGEAFIFLVASISLVAVALGVAALIVVMSVMNGFRAELFDKIVGLNGHAVIQGYAGQGLRDWRDLVREAQRTPGVTSAIPLVEQPLAATVEGRVEPVLVRGMRLPDMRDAIGRLVKQGSLAAVTPGSNRVAIGSGLAQALGLTVGDSLSVVNLSGQATPFGTAPRIVNYEVGAIFEIGIFDFDKAYVVMPLGDAQQLLLLGDAVGMIELRTSNPDRVGQILAPLAPKVAGHGVLVDWRQMNASLFQALAVERVTMFVVLSIIILVAVFNILSSLIMLVRAKTRDIAILRTMGASRGALIRIFMTVGVTIGVLGIGAGAVLATIFLYFRQNVVDVVQAITGEDLWDPSIRVLTTLPSRVDPVEVTAIVVMTLVFAFLATLYPALKAASTDPVQVLRYE, encoded by the coding sequence GTGATCCTCAACCGCTATGAGCGGATGGTGGCCAAGCGCTACCTTCTGCCCGGCCGCGGCGAGGCCTTCATCTTCCTCGTCGCCTCGATCAGCCTGGTGGCGGTGGCGCTGGGCGTCGCCGCGCTGATCGTGGTGATGAGCGTGATGAACGGCTTTCGCGCCGAGCTGTTCGACAAGATCGTGGGGCTCAACGGCCATGCCGTGATCCAGGGCTATGCGGGGCAGGGGCTGCGCGACTGGCGCGACCTGGTGCGCGAGGCGCAGCGCACGCCGGGCGTGACCTCGGCGATCCCGCTGGTCGAGCAGCCGCTGGCGGCGACGGTGGAGGGCCGGGTGGAGCCGGTGCTGGTGCGCGGCATGCGGCTGCCCGACATGCGCGACGCGATCGGCCGGCTCGTCAAGCAGGGCAGCCTCGCGGCGGTGACGCCGGGCTCCAACCGGGTGGCGATCGGCTCGGGCCTCGCCCAGGCGCTGGGCCTGACCGTGGGCGACAGCCTCAGCGTCGTCAATCTTTCGGGCCAGGCGACGCCGTTCGGCACCGCGCCGCGGATCGTGAACTATGAGGTGGGCGCGATCTTCGAGATCGGCATCTTCGATTTCGACAAGGCCTATGTGGTGATGCCGCTGGGCGACGCACAGCAATTGCTGCTGCTGGGCGATGCGGTGGGGATGATCGAACTCCGCACCAGCAATCCGGACCGCGTGGGGCAGATCCTCGCGCCGCTCGCGCCCAAGGTGGCGGGCCATGGCGTGCTGGTGGACTGGCGGCAGATGAACGCCTCGCTCTTCCAGGCGCTGGCGGTGGAGCGCGTGACCATGTTCGTGGTGCTCTCCATCATCATCCTGGTCGCGGTGTTCAACATCCTCTCGTCGCTGATCATGCTGGTGCGCGCCAAGACGCGCGACATCGCGATTTTGCGCACCATGGGTGCGAGCCGGGGGGCGCTGATCCGCATCTTCATGACGGTGGGGGTGACGATCGGCGTGCTGGGCATCGGGGCGGGCGCGGTTCTTGCCACCATCTTCCTCTATTTCCGGCAGAATGTGGTGGATGTGGTGCAGGCGATCACGGGCGAGGACCTGTGGGATCCCTCGATCCGCGTGCTCACCACCTTGCCCTCGCGCGTCGATCCCGTCGAGGTGACGGCGATCGTGGTGATGACTTTGGTGTTCGCCTTCCTCGCCACCCTCTATCCCGCGCTCAAGGCGGCGAGCACCGATCCGGTGCAGGTGCTGCGCTATGAATGA
- the proS gene encoding proline--tRNA ligase, giving the protein MRLSRYLLPVSKESPADAQIVSHKLMLRAGLVRQTAAGIYAWLPLGLRVLRKIERIVREEQDRAGAVELLMPTLQSAELWRESGRYDAYGPEMLRIRDRHEREMLYGPTNEEMVTALFRDAARSYRDLPRILYHIQWKFRDEVRPRFGVMRGREFLMKDAYSFDLDEAGARHSYNRMFVAYLNTFARMGLRAIPMQADTGPIGGDLSHEFIVLAPTGESDVFYHSNWERPAALSAVDFEDVGGLQAIVSSYTADYAATDEKRDPAREAEAGAALRQSRGVEVGHIFYFGTKYSAAMKLSVQARDGSDVVPHMGSYGIGVSRLVGAIIEASHDEAGIIWPDAVAPYRVGLITLRADDPGCVALAEDLYARLTAAGIETLYDDRDERGGAKFATMDLIGLPWQIVIGPKGVARGVVEVKRRATGEKQELSPEEALARVSGR; this is encoded by the coding sequence ATGCGCCTGTCCCGCTATCTTCTGCCCGTCTCCAAGGAGAGCCCCGCGGACGCGCAGATCGTCAGCCACAAATTGATGCTGCGCGCCGGGCTGGTGCGGCAGACCGCGGCCGGCATCTATGCCTGGCTGCCGCTGGGGCTGCGCGTGCTGCGCAAGATCGAGCGGATCGTGCGCGAGGAGCAGGATCGCGCGGGCGCGGTGGAATTGCTGATGCCCACGCTGCAATCCGCCGAGCTGTGGCGCGAGAGCGGCCGCTATGACGCCTATGGCCCGGAGATGCTGCGCATCCGTGACCGGCACGAGCGCGAGATGCTGTACGGGCCGACCAATGAGGAGATGGTGACGGCGCTGTTCCGCGACGCCGCGCGCTCCTATCGCGATCTGCCGCGCATCCTCTACCATATCCAGTGGAAGTTCCGCGACGAGGTGCGGCCGCGCTTTGGCGTGATGCGCGGGCGCGAGTTCCTGATGAAGGACGCCTATAGCTTCGATCTCGACGAAGCCGGGGCGCGGCACAGCTACAACCGCATGTTCGTCGCCTATCTCAACACCTTCGCGCGGATGGGCCTGCGCGCCATTCCGATGCAGGCGGATACCGGCCCGATCGGCGGCGATCTCAGCCACGAATTCATCGTGCTCGCCCCCACCGGCGAGAGCGACGTCTTCTACCACAGCAACTGGGAGCGGCCGGCGGCGCTGTCCGCGGTCGATTTCGAGGATGTCGGGGGATTGCAGGCGATCGTCTCGAGCTACACCGCCGATTATGCCGCCACCGACGAGAAGCGCGACCCCGCCCGCGAGGCCGAGGCGGGCGCGGCGCTGCGCCAGTCGCGGGGTGTCGAGGTGGGGCATATCTTCTATTTCGGCACCAAATATTCGGCGGCGATGAAGCTGAGCGTGCAGGCGCGCGACGGATCGGACGTGGTGCCGCACATGGGCAGCTATGGCATCGGCGTCTCGCGGCTGGTCGGCGCGATCATCGAGGCCAGCCATGACGAGGCGGGGATCATCTGGCCGGATGCGGTGGCGCCCTATCGGGTGGGGCTGATCACGCTGCGCGCCGACGATCCCGGCTGCGTCGCGCTCGCCGAGGATCTCTATGCGCGGCTCACCGCGGCGGGGATCGAGACGCTGTACGACGATCGCGACGAGCGCGGCGGCGCCAAGTTCGCGACCATGGATCTGATCGGCCTGCCCTGGCAGATCGTGATCGGCCCCAAGGGCGTGGCGCGCGGCGTGGTGGAGGTGAAGCGCCGCGCCACGGGCGAGAAGCAGGAGCTCTCCCCCGAGGAGGCGCTGGCGCGGGTGTCCGGCCGGTGA